CTTGGTTTTATGGTTATGGTAAAGTTGACACCCATGGAATGTGTTTACATTTGTagtaatctgtgtgtgtgtgtgtgtgtgtgtgtgtgtcagggtgAGTGATGAGAAAGATGCTCGGGGCTACCTGCAGGCTCTGGCCACTAAGATGACAGAAGAGCTGGAGGGGCTGAGAAGCAGCAGCCTGGGAGCGAGAGCCACggtaaataaacacaaacacttcgTCTGTCTGCTGCAGAACTAAAGGAAATcccttcttgttgttgttgttgttgttgttggtagAAACTAGTTCAgtaattatacattttaaaatgatgaagcCAAAGTGTAGCTTGAATGAATATCATCAAAGAAGACAGTCTTTTGCTCCTTTACACTGACAGATAAGTCGAGGAGTGGTGAGTCCCTTTCTGTCTTGTGATTCACTCAGTTTCAGCTTCTGTCTCCGTTTCAGGACATGCCGTGGAAAATGCGGCGTTTGGCCAAGCTGGACATGTCTGCACGCCTGGAGCTGCAGTCGGCTCTGGACGCTGAGATCAGGGCAAAGCAGAGCATCCAGGACGAGCTGAACAAAGTAAAGGCCAACAACATTTCCACAGAATGGTATGACTGCTaaacttgtcttttttttaaaaacaacttaaaaacaCTTTTGCTAAACGACAGCTAACGTATCATTGTGTCTGATCGATCAGTAAACTGCAGGATGTTGAAAGTAAAAACCAGGAACTGCTGGCTGAGATTGAGCGTCTGAAAAAGGAGACGGAGGAGCTGCGGCTACGGCGAGGTGAGTACGCGTGCTGTGGCTGAATGGGCGCTGTGCACTGAAACCTTTGGAGATTATCACACTACAGGAGGGTTACGCAACAATCAGACGCTCGGGACTCTTAATGTGCTGTGTACAGAAAAATGTATTGTTGCTTGGGGCTCATGAATCTGCCCCCCAGCTCTTTGAGGCAGTCCTGTGACTCGTGTAAGTCACCCTTTGATGTTTTGATATTGTGTTCTTAACAATGGTTGTCTTATTTGTCCTGTGACTATAGGTGTCAAGCACCAGGATTCCCAGAATTCCTTCTTGGCTTTTCTCAATGCCCCCACCTCAGCTCTCGACCAGTTCGATGTAAGCATTAACGAGAAAATCTGGTTATGAGCACAACAATGTGTCTACCTCAAATGAAAGATTCAAATCCATGACTTTAAATTCTCTGCTCTCCattaagatgttgttgttttcttcacgctttcattatttatttttttcaccagtttttatttttgttttgtcttttgttttcctCACATCACTTCCTGCTACACAAGGATTCTTAttcctcatcctcatcttctTTAATTGAGTTTTGGGAAGATGTAAGTTTATCTTGGTTAGTTGggggtcagtgtgtgtgtctgtgtgtgtgtgtatgcacatgCAACAGTAGCTGTATGCTGTAGGACTGAACATATGAACTAGATGAGAAGATGGTGTATGTGCATACTgtagatttgtgtgtgtgtgtgttaccgtATGGAAACGTGGGTCAGACAGTATTAGCTGTTATTTGAAGAAGGAAAACTTGTTTATATTGTGCTCTTATAACAAGATGATTTAAAAGTGGCTCCACAGGATGGGTTTCACATTTCAGCTCACATATATTagttaaaactaaaactacatgTGATTCTACtaagataaaaatgaaaatatagatGAACTATCCTTTTAGTTTCTGTTAGTTTGGTTTAAAAAACTTGCCTCGAGAGGTTTTGATGGGCGTGTTTTATGGAGACTCTGAGTCAGCTGCCCTTTAAAACTTGTGTAACTCTATGACCTAAATCTGagactaaaaactaaaataaaactaaacattttcaaacattaaaaactaaagTGGAAGAAGAAAATCCACTGAagctaaactgaattaaaaaactAACCAGAAAATGCAAAACTCTAATAACTGGTTATTTGTACCATATCTAAGCCCACAATCCTTTGAGTTTGGCGACAGAGCGTAGGACGCATACTGATCTTTcactttctcttttcatgtagtCGAGAAGGACGTCAGGAGAATCATTTTGTCTATAACAGTTGAAATTAGGAGGGTTTGATAGTGAGTATGAGCCCAGGCAGTGAGAGTGAAGTAAACGAGTGTCGAGGGCTGACAAAAAGTGAGTTTGCACTGGAGCACCAAAGGCAGCATGAAAACACAACAGTAGTTGATTTCCAGTCTACATCTTCTGACTGTCAGTATTGCACTGGCCTGCAGTTTTTACTTCAGGCTAAACTGGATCTGCTGCGTCTGGCCTCCTTAGAAGCTACATGACCTCCATGTTTGCTGCTAACATGAGAGCATTTTGGATTGAAGCTGCTCAGCGAGGGAATAATAATATTGTGGCAGCTTCTCTAAACACACTGAGGACAAACGGGGAAAAGTGGAGTTTGCAGAATATGTCCACTTTTAAAAGGAGATGTTTTCATTGTTTCCAGTGCAGTCAGATTCATTTTACCTGCTTTAAGAAAATAACATGGCTTTATAGTttaattcaatatttagtatgaaCACTTGTGAAGGTGGACATTTCTTGTAGTCCTTGTATTTAGATGCTTGCTAGGCTACTGGACTGGCTCTACTTTGGCTTTCTAGAGCGAGAACCTGAGAAAACAACATCATTCACAAACTTGAAGTATTTGTCCAGTCAGGCCTGTCACTGTTCTCTCTACTGCATTTCCTTAGTAGCTCCTTCCTCATTACATGTGTACTTTTCCACCATGTCTGCAGCACAGCCCTCATGGATACAGGAATCTAATGCAGTGCTTCCCAACCAGGCTCGCTGTGCCCCAGCGTGATGTTACACAGTTCATTTGACTGAAACAAGCAGCTTAAATTCAACAAAGCGACTGaactgaaaaatgtttgtttgagCAGAAAATGATGGATGCAGGTGTGGTGAATCATGAGCTAGAgctgataaaaatgtaaatcGATGGTTTTCTATTAGTGTCATTGTGCTGCAGAGGAAACGCTGCATTGGCCGGACATGGTTGGGAATCACGGGTCTAATGTAGTACAGCCTTTTTCTCCCATTTTCATGTGTCTCCCGGAGTCTGTTTAAAGATGTTTTCAGCCTTTCTGACATTCACTCATCTGTGTCTCTGCCTCTCCTCCTGCCACTGAAGCACTCGCCGTCCGTCGGCCCAGCTAGCAAAGGCAGACGTGTAAGCACCATCACAGATGTGTAGTCTCGTCACGCTGGTTCAtttgtgtggctgtgtgtttgcatggcaggtgtttgtttgaatttgtCAGATTGTGCCTGTATGTGGTGCTGCTACGggtgctttgtttgtttgcatggTTTCTGGTGGATGCTTGGCACGGGCACTGGGCTGTGATGTGTGATACTGTTGTGCTTTGAAAGTGTTTGCTGTGTGTATTATGGTGACAGCCCTTTCCTATTAGCATGGATGCTGGCTAGCTGTTCTTCTTCATTTTCCCTCATCGCCTTCCTTTTACAccttcctccctctcctcccgTTTGTCGCACCTTTCTTACTCTCTGTTCTCTCTTGCAATTTTCCTCTCTCCACAGGTGGACTCTGTGGATAATTTCACCCCCTCCAACACTCCGTCTCGGGAAGATGACCCCAAGTCCCACCTTAAGCCCCGCTCTCGTTCACCTTCCATGGCTAGTGACATAGAGCCAATAGAGGTTAGCCATTCCCTAAATCTGGGCAAGAAACCCACAGCTCCAGCGTCTCAGCCTCGTTTGCTAACCAGCAGCACATTAGCCTCTCAGACTGAGGTTAAATATTATGCAGCAAGTAAACATCAGAGCTCTGCTGAAAACCAAAGAACATCACTGGCAGCTCGTTTATCCAGCATGATGTGGATCTTCTCATGGCTGAACATTTGTGTGATCCTGAAGCTTCACCAAGCTTGTTCTTTGCGACACAACGATTCTTCACGTTTTTATAGGACGAAACAGtgatgatgttttttgtgttgttgttcacGTAGTTGATCGATCATCCTCGCTCAGTTCAGACGCCCACCATGCGCTCAGGAGGTTATGGCAGTATCGGGCGCTCCTCACCTAAGGTTAGTCATCGATTACTCGCCGCTGAACAACCACGGCTCAAGTTTCTCTGTTTGATAACCGCTCGTTATGCCCTCTGCAGCCCAAAGCACATCAGTTTGTAGTGAAGACATTCAACACACCCACTAAGTGTAACCAGTGCACCTCTCTGATGGTGGGGCTCATCCGTCAAGGCTGTACGTGCGAAGGTGAGCGCGAGAGGAACGGCCGGGGGATGTTTGACACGATTCAGTACTTCTACAGTCACAGCCCTGACCCGTCTCCCTCTGTCCTTCTAGTGTGCAACTTTTCCTGCCATGTAACGTGTGCGGACAAAGCTCCAGCTGTGTGCCCCGTGCCGCAGGACCAGACCAAGGGCCCGCTGGGCATCGACCCTCAGAGGGGGATCGGTACTGCTTACGAAGGACACGTCAGGGTGAGTGAAGGCTCAGAGACCTGTGAGGGACCGGTTCTAAAGAATGCAAATGTCTGCAGTGTGTACGATCCTCGCCGTTTAGAAACCGCTGACGCTGGACGCTTGGCGAGATGCAGGACTGATCGCACTGATGCACAGATCTAAGAGGTCTGTTAATgaactgtttgtgtttgtaggtGCCCAAACCAACCGGGGTGAAAAAGGGTTGGCAGAGGGCGATGGCTGTGGTCTGTGACTTTAAATTGTTCCTCTATGAACTGGGAGAAGGAAAAGCAACACAGCCAAGTGTGGTAGTCAGTCAAGTCATAGATATGAGGTAAGAACTCCTCCTGAAACTAAGAAAAGCATTTAAGGAAGAATTGCCTGCTTCTGGTTTTTTAGTTTCTAAGTAAATGTCAGTAAAAGTCACCAGAATGTGACTTTTGTGTTTTGgataaaatgtgtgttttacagACGCATGCGAGTAAATTATGATGgaaatctttgttttctgacACATTTAAACCCaaagattcatttaaaaaagagaaaaatgaatcAGTCGTTAAAATAATGACACAAAGGGGAGCTCGGCCATCAGCTGGTGTCAGTCCCAGCCCACATCAGCTGGTATCCAGTCGGTGGACTGAAGCTGCTGTAGCACGCTTACAGTCGATGGgcatctgcaagctgctttgcaactcACCTCCACCCTTCATGCTGGGTTAGACATAAACAATAGTGCTGTTGCTCTCCCAGTCGTGCATGTGGAAATAACCAGCGCCTGTTAACTGCAGCGCCGTGACGGGAACATTTCTAACAGTTTcttcaaaaatgttttggaCTTGCGGCGGAGCCTTTAGTGACGAGCATCGTTTCAAAGCAAGAGTACAAAATGTTAACGTGCGATGAAAACACTGATCTCAATCTTTCACTCAGGGATGAAGAGTTTTCAGTCAGTTCAGTCCTGGCCTCTGATGTCATCCACGCCAGCCGCAAGGATATTCCCTGTATATTCAGAGTGAGTACCTGTCCACGCCGTGCGTGTCAGTAAAGCGGCTCCTGGGTCAGGGCTGCGTGCACAGTCGTGTTTGTATTTCTAATGATTGTCGTTGCCAAAGAACCATATTATGACAACTGGATGAACTTGAAGAAGAGATGCGTCAAACGCCAAAATAATCTCTTTCAAACACATAATGTGACCCTTCATCGtccctcctctttcctcaggTGACGGCGTCCCAGCTGTCCCCCTCCAGCAGCCACAAGCCCTCCATCCTGATCCTGGCCGACAGCGACCAGGAGAGGACCAAGTGGGTGGGCCTCCTCAGTGAGCTCCACCGCATCCTGAAGAGGAACAAGCTCAAGGAGCGCTTCGTCTACGTCCCCAAGGAGGCTTACGACAGCACCCTGCCCCTCATCAAGACGACACAGTCTGCTGCTATCATAGGTGGGCGCTCAACAAAGAGCGTCACCAACACGCTCAACCCTCAGCAAGTGTTAAAGGAAATCGCGACCCAAAAACTCTGTGTTGTCATCTGACCCGAGTTCAGTCGTGTTTTAGAAATGCACCGTTTAATCATCACAGGAGCCGTTACCTGCCAAAGTCAGACAAAGACCCTCCCAGCAGTTTATCGATAGTTTTGAGTTTTCAGTACAGTCTTTGTCTCCTCAGCGCTGCTGTCTCACCTCATTTGTTTTACTCTCAGATCACGAGCGCGTCGCCCTGGGCAACGAGGAAGGCCTTTTTGTCATCCATGTCACCAAAGATGGTAGGATCTGTGTTGATGTTTTTGGTGCTTGAGAAGAGTTCCCGGCTGTGCGACTTGTGTCGCCTCTCCTTTCTGCCTCTTTTCCCTCACTCCTCCCTCTGTCCTCAGAGATAATCCGGGTGGGGGACAACAAAAAGGTGCACCACATTGACCTGATGCTCCAGGAGCAGCTGCTGGCGGTCATCTCCGGCAGGAACCGCCACGTCCGCCTCTTCCCCACGCAGGCCCTGGACGGCCGCGAGACCGAGTTCTACAAGCTGGCGGAGACGAAAGGCTGCCAGACCATCGTGTCGGGTCCGGTCCGCAACGGCTCGATCACCTGCCTCTGCGTGGCCATGAAGAATAAAATCATATGTTACGAGGTCAGAAAAAGCTCACGCTTGCTAACCCTCGAGGCTTCTGCCACGTCTCACTTGATGTGACTTGATGTGATGTGCTGACACTCCTGCAGGTGAATAAGAGTAAAATGCGTCACCGTCGGCTGCGGGAGCTGCAGGCCCCAGGGCCGGTTCAGTGGATGGGTCTGCTCAGTGAGCGTCTCTATGTGGGCTATCAGTCTGGCTTCATGCGCTACAGGTACTTTACATCATTACAGCTGCGCTCCTCTGAGCCCTTCAGCGTACACAAGTCTGACTTTGTGCTCCTGAAACCCTCCACAGTGTCCATGGGGACATGTCCCCTGTCAGCCTGCTCCACGCTGAGGACCACACACTGGCCTTCATCCCTCAGCAGGGCCTGGACGCCCTCTGTGCCGTGGAGATCTCCAGCAaggagctgctgctgtgcttcAGTGCCATCGGCGTGTACGTGGACTCACAGGGCCGCAGGTCGCGGCAGCAGGAGCTCATGTGGCCGGCTGTGCCCATCGCAGCCTGTGAGTGCGCGCTGTTACAGTTTGATACACAGATGTGTGAATGCGACACGCGTGTGCGAGGCAGTCACCCTGTGCTTATACAACTCAACGTGACTGTTGGGCCGTTACAGGatgttgtttgtatttgtgtacaTTTTATCTGAAAGAGTGAAACTGCGATCTCAGCTGCTGTATTATGTTCCTCAGGCTACAACGCCCCCTACCTGTCCGTGTACAGCGAGAACGCCGTGGATGTGTTTGATGTCAACACCATGGAGTGGATTCAGACCATCCCGGTCAAAAAGGTCGGTGTCTGTGTGAAAGTGACTGAAGCTTCAGCAGTTTTGGAAATAACTCAGTCTCACCTTTGATGGCTGCACAGATCAGTCAGCTTTAAACACTGATGTGTGTGGTGTGTATGTACGGTGACTCCAGGGACTAAACTAAAAGCTCACAGGTCACAAGTTGGTCTGAATCTTAGCAGATTTGCTGATTTCTCTGCTCGCCCTCCAGATGCGACCTCTGAATGTGGACGGCTCTCTGAACCTGCTGGGGCTGGAAACCGTGCGCCTTATCTACTTTAGAAACAAGATGGCCGGTAAGATCGCTCTCTGTGCCGTGTGAGGTGAAGAATACGTTCTCAGTCTCTTTTTAGCATTTTTCGGTTAAATGTCTTTATTATTAAGCGTAGGATTAACTGCAAACTACTGTAGTGGCAGGTCAGGATCCAGCTGATGTGACCTGCTTATATAACAGCATAAGACCAAATTACAGCGTGGCAAACTTAAAGGTTAATCGGCGCTAGGCCACATGTCATCACGACCCTCACAGATGGAAGTAGCTGATGTTTGCGTCACGTGACATGCAATAAGTTAAAGGAAGTcgcacataaaaacaaaaagtcctcTCTGTTGCCAGTTTGAATCTTCCTCCTGGTTTTAATCTGTGTCCAGCATCAGCAGCCAAACGATGATCTTTGTTGATCTTTCAGAGGGCGACGAGCTGGTCGTCCCGGAGACGTCAGACAACAGCCGGAAGCAGATGGTGCGCAGCATGAACAACAAGAGACGCTACTCGTTCAGAGTGCCGGAAGAGGAGCGACTTCAGCAGAGGAGGTAGTTTACCTGAAGCTTTGTACTCGCTGCGAGGAGCTCTCGGAGAATTCACCGTTATTTCCCCAAAGCTGCTCTCACCACGCTGAGCTGTTTTCTAATGCTGATGAATGATGGCCTGGTCCCGATGGTTGTGGATCTATATTTTTAACTGAACCAGCTGTATTAGCATCATCATTGTAGggaggaaaaagtgaaaaacctCTTTGCTCTCTTTGACGCTCTGATCCTGTGTCTGTGATTCCAGAGAGATGCTGCGAGATCCCGAGATGAGGAACAAACTGATCTCCAATCCAACCAACTTCAACCACGTGGCTCACATGGGACCAGGAGATGGGATCCAGATCCTGAAAGATCTGCCCATGGTACATCTGCATACACACGAACATGCTTCCTGTGAGCGTGCGATCCCTGACGTGTTCACACACTGAAGCCCCCTCACCCTCACACTGACACTGTCTGGTCCTGAGTTGTGTGTCTGTAGAGAGCGTGCATCATGTTTTTCTGCCccgtgcgtgcgcgtgtgtgtgttgtttacaTGCACCCTCCTCACTCCTCTCCCCCCGCActgcactctgtgtgtgtgtgtgtgtgtgtgtgtgtgtgtgtgtgtgttttctgcgTGTTTAAACCAGAACGTCCGTGTTCAGGATAGCCGAGCGGGGTTCAGCGGCTCCGTCAGCATTCCCTCCATCACCAAGAACCGGGCCGAGCCGGGCCGCTCCATGAGTGCCAGCAGCGGACTGGGCATACGTGAGTACCGGCAGTCGTGTTAGAGCTCACGTTCAGGAGAGGTTCGTCTGTCAGATGCTGTGGCTTCATGTTCGCCGCCTCCTCTCGTCTCTGCAGGCTCGTCCTCGCAGAATGGCAGCGCTCTGCGCAGGGAGCTGTCAGGGGGAAGCTACGGGTCCAAACGCCAGACCATGACCTCTCCTTCCGAGAGCTCCCTGTCCTCTGGCGGAGGGGTGGACTGCGGTGATGCTCCGCTCTCACAGTTCGACAGAGAGGTCAGTGAACATGCAGCTTCACTCTGAGTATTAAACAGAAAGTGTTTCGTCCAAACAAACTAACCTCGCCATTAACTAAATAACTCAGTTTTTACTGGCTGTTGGCTCGAACCTGCAACATCATGTCAATCAAACATCAGCTTCGTATGAAGTCCACATAGAGACGGTTGTTTTCTTGTTGTGAACTTTTAGCAGGTAGACATTATCAGCAGAAACTGCCTTTACTCCCCTTTGAACAAAACTCCTCCCTCCATCAGTCACGAGCATCCCGACATCTGCAGGCCGCGCTCCTCATCCCATCGCTCCGGCAGGTGTTAGCTCCCTGTGATGTCAGTAGAGACCGTTATTGCCATGATTCTTGCTTTTAGCTCTTTTAGGTCGGATGAGAGCCAATCAGACTCCAGTCTGGCACTGGTGGTGCAACATCGCTCATAATGGTTTCCGGCAACATCACTTCTAAGTTGTTTTCACTCGCATGAAGTGACTCTGATCGAGAGTAcaggaaaaaattaaaagttatGGGCGAcgtctgccccccccccccagtcccCTTGTCATTCCCCCTGCTGGTCCTCCCTTCCCATTGGACGTTGTCAACTCCATCCTGCCCCATCTCGCCTCCCTCCATCCTAACTCAGCTGTTCCCTGCTTCGTGCCTGtcccccctcccttttccttcatccctCCCCACCCCAGCATGTTGTCTGTGGGCTGGGCGCTGAGTCTGAACTCTCCTCTGCAGTGGCAGGCAGTCTCACCGTCGGAGAAGACCCCCGATCTGAAAAGGGCTTTAAGGACCCTGCTTAGTAAGATGAAGGTAACGTCAACAGCTGCAAACACACAACTGAGAGCACCGTGTCACTGTgtatcagacacacacacacacacacacacacacacacacacacacaccactgagAGTCTGTGGCCCCCTTCGCTGCACCATTTCAGCACCGTCACATCAGCAGCCTCTGATTGGTTTGTTGCATCTCTCAGCTGCACCATCTGGCCTTCGTGTCATCGCCTTTCGTTGCCGATGGAGTGACGCGGCGCTGCTTCACCATCGCTAATCACAGAGCATGTGTGCTTCCATACTGCCCCCCGATGGCCTGCCCATGTTTCCTAACCAGGAGCTGTCAGCTTAGAGCACAACCAGACCTCAGGTTAATCAGCAGGTGATGGGAAATGAATACAGAGTAAAGGAACAATGTCACAAACTTGaataaacagataaatattTTGGCATTAATAATCCACACAAGTTTTCAATGCATGATGTTTCCTCGTTTGCCGTTCCATCGTTGTATTGGTGGTGCCACCCAGGAGGCCCCTGGTTATAAGACTGTGCCGtcacacaaaggaaaaaaaactccagAAATTCTCTCATGATAGAGAACAAGAGTGTGCATGCTTGAGTGACGCGTGTCAGGTCACTGTTTAGTCGATGTGGGCGGGAGCACAGTGTAGCTGCGCCTTTGCTGCCCATCTACACTGACTCATGCAGCTGTGCTTCGTGTAGCCGTAGTGTGACTGTGCTCTTTAGTATTTTATAGCTGGGGTGTGTTTAGATGGGATATAAATAGACGATTGGATCGGTGAACTGTAAGAAACGTACATTACACAGTGTATGAAACACCCAGGACATCAGTGAGCTGGGAGGAGCCTCACACACTGTACATCACTACAAGGGTGAAAGGGGTGAagcaagcccccccccccacacacacacacaccctcccccCACCACCAGCTCGGCCTGCCtgcatgtttgttttccttcagcTGATCATTTCTGGTCAATCGAGCCGTTCATCTGCATAAGCGGAAGACGAGGCGGGGGCGGGTCAGCGTCACTCAGTCTGACTTCCTGTCTGCCCCGCCGTCACAAAAAGCAGATTAATGAGCAGCGCATGTGCAGCAAGCACTCGTCATCAGTAGCTGTTAGGAGCAGACAGAGGCGCAGCTTCATCTGTCGTACGCGTCCCAGTTTACTTTGTGGAAGGGATCGTCTAATTTCTCCAACTCTTCCCTCTTTCCTCCAGGATTCAGACTCCCCGCGCCACTCCACGGCCTCCAACAGCTCCACCTTCAGCAGCCCTCCCAGCCCGGCCTCCCCACACAAGACCAAGTCCCTGTCCTTGGAGAGCACAGAAAGGATGGGCTGGGACACATGAGCCCCCAGCGGCCCATCCAACCCCCCTCACCCACCCACCGACTGACCCATCAACCGACCCACCGACCGACAGCACAGGACTCCAAATTCTCCAACTCTTCCTTTTTTGAATATTGTTCCCTCACTGCCCAGAGAACTGCACCTCCTGCTCACCACTCCCTCCCAAAGAAGATTTGTCCCACTTTACCCCCCCCCGCACTGTGTCTCAGCGTTCTTCCACAGTGGGGCCGAAACACTCGCTAGAAAGCGAGGGACAAGCTATCAAATACTATCAGTGGTGTACATGTGGGTGCTGATgttttgcttgtgtgtgtgtgagtgtgagagagagagagagagagaaggtgtGTGTGATGTTGGGCAGGTGATGCGGGAACAGGAAGCTCCCATTTTGGCTCTTTTTGGTCAACTTGTCGAGATTCACTGAGAGACTCTTAAAAAGTCACGATGCAATCCAAAAAGAAGATGAAATATTATTGAGAGCAGAAGGTTTGTACTTGTACATAGGACCCGCCGGGATTCAGGGGGAcagtgttttaatttatttatcaaTCATAGACGAGGAAAGGGAGCTCTGCTGCTTTGTGGCCGAAGCAGACGGGTGGATTTAACCCCCCCCACCACCTGCTTTCTCTCTGGGtgctgcaaaaaaaacaaaaaaatttaaaaaggaattacttttattttttgctcctGCTACTAAGTGCAGTGActttataacatttttaatttccacCATCAGCAAAAAGCTCCAACAGCGGCTCCTGTCACATCACACGACAAACTCATTCGGTTCCTCAGAGCGAACGACATCATCAGGGGTGCGCGTCCTCCGTCGTAGACGCTCCACGTTGTCCAGCCAAAACTCCCGTCACAGTCATGTACATAGGTTCAGAGTAGAGAGTAATATATGATAAGGAAAATACTATAGAGAACTACACGGGACGGAAAACTCCTCCTTTATTTTCCCGCTTTTGTTTGGAGTGATTCCGGGTTGTATCGCACTCGAAGCCAttttaaaaccactttttttgtttttactgatttattttagatttgtttgttttcatgttgtttctatgacgtacgtgtgtgtgcgtgtgcgcgcaTCCCTCCCCTCCACGGgatgagtggaaaaaaaaaaaaagaagctgactTGTGTATCGGCACTGCtgcctgtacacacacacacacacacacacacacacacacacacacacacacacacacaggcggtTGTTGCCTTGTTGTGCTCCTCTGACTGTTGGCGGTGTTTGAAAGGTCGCTGAGATGAGCTCCGTTTCACCAGATACGGACAAAAGAGGGCGACGCTGCGACTTTGCTCATTCCAACGAATGTTTTAATGACTCGTGAAAATTTGTAAGAGGAGGGATTAAAAAAATGAGAATGTAAACAGTGCGAGGAAGTCACACCTGGGTTTGTGTTCTGGAGGCGATGGAGTAAATGACCTCTGTGctgcctgttgttgttgtgtgaacTGAACAGGGCCGGAGCTCTGAGCCGCCTCCACGGCactactttactttacttttcctttgtCAGAGTGGAaaggcctttaaaaaaaatagaagaggGGGGAAATGGTGTGGCAGCTTCTGGCTGCAGAGCAGGGCATTCACAGCCAAAAACCTGTTACCTCTGTTCATCTCCTGTGATTTCCAAGCAGACTGAAAGGCATTTTGTCCCGAGGGACACGGCGGCGTGGCATTATCTGTGCAAAGAACCCACAGAGAGGGTTTTAGCCTCGCTCCACGTGATTCCACTCGTCCTGTTTGTCAGAAAGGGAAAACTCTTCAGTGGTCATTCCCCCTGTGGAAACACAGCAAAGAGCTGCAGACAGCTCATTCCAggtgttattatttttattttattattttttaatttgaagaGAGAGGTTTAGAGCTCCCAGCTGGTTTTACTCCAAATATcttaggacttttttttttaa
The genomic region above belongs to Pelmatolapia mariae isolate MD_Pm_ZW linkage group LG15, Pm_UMD_F_2, whole genome shotgun sequence and contains:
- the cdc42bpab gene encoding serine/threonine-protein kinase MRCK alpha isoform X8 — translated: MSGEVRLKKLEKLILDGPAQSNGQCLSVETLLDILVCLYDECNNSPLRREKNVLEFLEWAKPFTSKVKQMRLHKEDFEILKVIGRGAFGEVAVVKVKNTDKVFAMKILNKWEMLKRAETACFREERDVLVNGDCQWITTLHYAFQDDNNLYLVMDYYVGGDLLTLLSKFEDRLPEEMAKFYLAEMVLAIDSVHQLHYVHRDIKPDNILLDMNGHIRLADFGSCLKLMEDGTVQSSVAVGTPDYISPEILQAMEDGKGKYGPECDWWSLGVCMYEMLYGETPFYAESLVETYGKIMNHKERFQFPQQITDVSEEAKDLIRRLICSREHRLGQNGIEDFKQHPFFAGIDWDNIRMCEAPYIPEVSSPTDTSNFDVDDDCLKNSETMPPPSHTAFSGHHLPFVGFTYTSKCTLSDRGCLRQLGGEPGKAGQDKLDVEVQRSLEDSLATEAYERRIRRLEQEKLELSRKLQESTQTVQALQHTGEGPLSANKEVEIRSLKSEIDILKKQIADSGQLEKQLEDVTLARRDLEDSSKHIKTLEKQMKSITQERDDLQKDLMDASEKLKSQSKELKEAHSQRKLAMQEFSELNEKLTDLRSVKQRLVRQLRDKEEEMESQNQKVEALRLEVRKAERAKKEMEAQVEEQAAEAQKEKKLRERNEQYSRQLEEELEGLKVKQAGPSAAPAPADQTQEVGRLRGEMEKKTMFFEEELARRGAQYSAELKALRKELRDAESQQLNLQKEILMLKDKLEKTRRESDDSMSQSEREELETEYKQEYERERVLLTEENKKLSSELDKLTTMVEKMSSSNRQLEDEMRGLADKKESVAHWEAQITEIIQWVSDEKDARGYLQALATKMTEELEGLRSSSLGARATDMPWKMRRLAKLDMSARLELQSALDAEIRAKQSIQDELNKVKANNISTECKLQDVESKNQELLAEIERLKKETEELRLRRGVKHQDSQNSFLAFLNAPTSALDQFDVDSVDNFTPSNTPSREDDPKSHLKPRSRSPSMASDIEPIELIDHPRSVQTPTMRSGGYGSIGRSSPKPKAHQFVVKTFNTPTKCNQCTSLMVGLIRQGCTCEVCNFSCHVTCADKAPAVCPVPQDQTKGPLGIDPQRGIGTAYEGHVRVPKPTGVKKGWQRAMAVVCDFKLFLYELGEGKATQPSVVVSQVIDMRDEEFSVSSVLASDVIHASRKDIPCIFRVTASQLSPSSSHKPSILILADSDQERTKWVGLLSELHRILKRNKLKERFVYVPKEAYDSTLPLIKTTQSAAIIDHERVALGNEEGLFVIHVTKDEIIRVGDNKKVHHIDLMLQEQLLAVISGRNRHVRLFPTQALDGRETEFYKLAETKGCQTIVSGPVRNGSITCLCVAMKNKIICYEVNKSKMRHRRLRELQAPGPVQWMGLLSERLYVGYQSGFMRYSVHGDMSPVSLLHAEDHTLAFIPQQGLDALCAVEISSKELLLCFSAIGVYVDSQGRRSRQQELMWPAVPIAACYNAPYLSVYSENAVDVFDVNTMEWIQTIPVKKMRPLNVDGSLNLLGLETVRLIYFRNKMAEGDELVVPETSDNSRKQMVRSMNNKRRYSFRVPEEERLQQRREMLRDPEMRNKLISNPTNFNHVAHMGPGDGIQILKDLPMNVRVQDSRAGFSGSVSIPSITKNRAEPGRSMSASSGLGIRSSSQNGSALRRELSGGSYGSKRQTMTSPSESSLSSGGGVDCGDAPLSQFDREWQAVSPSEKTPDLKRALRTLLSKMKDSDSPRHSTASNSSTFSSPPSPASPHKTKSLSLESTERMGWDT